One genomic window of Myxocyprinus asiaticus isolate MX2 ecotype Aquarium Trade chromosome 5, UBuf_Myxa_2, whole genome shotgun sequence includes the following:
- the LOC127440836 gene encoding gastrula zinc finger protein XlCGF8.2DB-like isoform X2, with protein MMFIKEESDHMSHPESCSSNVMKNEDTEEQRGLMEVKEDSQELNEVEEKNHQFQRLYDFITGQNSHKRTQRPRVKKSFTCPLCGKSFSERCHVKNHMRIHTGEKPFTCPQCMKSFRESSHLQSHIRMHTGEKPYTCHLCVKSFTRKGSLNMHIRIHKGERPFTCHQCGNTFTRKGSLTKHMRIHTGEKPYTCPHCGRSFRQACSLKNHLSLHSGEKSCCDQCSKTFSSASILRTHLKSHANEKPFLCSLCGKRFSQLHTLKEHQNIHTGVRGHVCSECGKAFYRAHDLERHKRIHTKEKPYKCSRCGKSFSQSGALTVHERVHTGEKPYHCTSCGKSFTQASTLLTHNKKKHCPEFSQ; from the coding sequence gcctgatggaagtgaaagaggacagtcaagaactgaatgaagtggaggagaagaACCATCAGTTTCAGAGACTTTATGATTTTATAACTGGACAAAACTCACATAAAAGAACTCAAAGACCAAGAGTAAAAAAATCTTTCACCTGCCCtctgtgtggaaagagtttttcagAGAGATGTCACGTTAAGAATCACATGAGAATCCAcacaggagagaagcctttcacctgccctCAGTGTATGAAGAGTTTCAGAGAAAGTAGTCACCTTCAGAGTCACATAAGAATGCAcacaggagagaaaccttacacctGCCATCTGTGTGTGAAGAGTTTCACACGTAAAGGAAGTCTTAATATGCACATTCGAATCCACAAAGGTGAGAGGCCTTTCacctgccatcagtgtgggaataCTTTCACACGTAAAGGGAGTCTTACtaagcacatgagaattcacactggtgaGAAGCCTTATACATGCCCACACTGTGGGAGGAGTTTCAGACAGGCTTGTAGTCTCAAAAACCATCTATCCTTGCACTCTGGAGAAAAATCATGTTGTGATCAGTGCAGCAAAACATTTTCTTCAGCATCAATCTTAAGAACCCACCTGAAAAGTCATGCAAACGAGAAGCCTTTCTTGTGTTCACTTTGTGGAAAGAGGTTTTCACAGCTGCATACTTTAAAAGAGCACCAGAACATACATACTGGTGTGAGAGGTCATGTGTGCTCTGAGTGTGGAAAGGCCTTTTACAGAGCTCACGACTTGGAACGTCACAAAAGAATCCATACTAAAGAAAAACCCTACAAGTGTTCAcgttgtggaaagagtttcagtcaGTCAGGAGCCCTGACAGTacatgagagagtgcatactggagagaagccataccactgcacttcatgtgggaagagtttcacccAAGCAAGTACTCTTCTgactcataataaaaaaaaacattgtccagAATTTTCACAGTGA
- the LOC127440836 gene encoding gastrula zinc finger protein XlCGF8.2DB-like isoform X1, with amino-acid sequence MKPVKEEFKEESEDISITESCRTKHEDTEEQRGLMEVKEDSQELNEVEEKNHQFQRLYDFITGQNSHKRTQRPRVKKSFTCPLCGKSFSERCHVKNHMRIHTGEKPFTCPQCMKSFRESSHLQSHIRMHTGEKPYTCHLCVKSFTRKGSLNMHIRIHKGERPFTCHQCGNTFTRKGSLTKHMRIHTGEKPYTCPHCGRSFRQACSLKNHLSLHSGEKSCCDQCSKTFSSASILRTHLKSHANEKPFLCSLCGKRFSQLHTLKEHQNIHTGVRGHVCSECGKAFYRAHDLERHKRIHTKEKPYKCSRCGKSFSQSGALTVHERVHTGEKPYHCTSCGKSFTQASTLLTHNKKKHCPEFSQ; translated from the coding sequence gcctgatggaagtgaaagaggacagtcaagaactgaatgaagtggaggagaagaACCATCAGTTTCAGAGACTTTATGATTTTATAACTGGACAAAACTCACATAAAAGAACTCAAAGACCAAGAGTAAAAAAATCTTTCACCTGCCCtctgtgtggaaagagtttttcagAGAGATGTCACGTTAAGAATCACATGAGAATCCAcacaggagagaagcctttcacctgccctCAGTGTATGAAGAGTTTCAGAGAAAGTAGTCACCTTCAGAGTCACATAAGAATGCAcacaggagagaaaccttacacctGCCATCTGTGTGTGAAGAGTTTCACACGTAAAGGAAGTCTTAATATGCACATTCGAATCCACAAAGGTGAGAGGCCTTTCacctgccatcagtgtgggaataCTTTCACACGTAAAGGGAGTCTTACtaagcacatgagaattcacactggtgaGAAGCCTTATACATGCCCACACTGTGGGAGGAGTTTCAGACAGGCTTGTAGTCTCAAAAACCATCTATCCTTGCACTCTGGAGAAAAATCATGTTGTGATCAGTGCAGCAAAACATTTTCTTCAGCATCAATCTTAAGAACCCACCTGAAAAGTCATGCAAACGAGAAGCCTTTCTTGTGTTCACTTTGTGGAAAGAGGTTTTCACAGCTGCATACTTTAAAAGAGCACCAGAACATACATACTGGTGTGAGAGGTCATGTGTGCTCTGAGTGTGGAAAGGCCTTTTACAGAGCTCACGACTTGGAACGTCACAAAAGAATCCATACTAAAGAAAAACCCTACAAGTGTTCAcgttgtggaaagagtttcagtcaGTCAGGAGCCCTGACAGTacatgagagagtgcatactggagagaagccataccactgcacttcatgtgggaagagtttcacccAAGCAAGTACTCTTCTgactcataataaaaaaaaacattgtccagAATTTTCACAGTGA
- the LOC127440836 gene encoding gastrula zinc finger protein XlCGF8.2DB-like isoform X3: MEVKEDSQELNEVEEKNHQFQRLYDFITGQNSHKRTQRPRVKKSFTCPLCGKSFSERCHVKNHMRIHTGEKPFTCPQCMKSFRESSHLQSHIRMHTGEKPYTCHLCVKSFTRKGSLNMHIRIHKGERPFTCHQCGNTFTRKGSLTKHMRIHTGEKPYTCPHCGRSFRQACSLKNHLSLHSGEKSCCDQCSKTFSSASILRTHLKSHANEKPFLCSLCGKRFSQLHTLKEHQNIHTGVRGHVCSECGKAFYRAHDLERHKRIHTKEKPYKCSRCGKSFSQSGALTVHERVHTGEKPYHCTSCGKSFTQASTLLTHNKKKHCPEFSQ, encoded by the coding sequence atggaagtgaaagaggacagtcaagaactgaatgaagtggaggagaagaACCATCAGTTTCAGAGACTTTATGATTTTATAACTGGACAAAACTCACATAAAAGAACTCAAAGACCAAGAGTAAAAAAATCTTTCACCTGCCCtctgtgtggaaagagtttttcagAGAGATGTCACGTTAAGAATCACATGAGAATCCAcacaggagagaagcctttcacctgccctCAGTGTATGAAGAGTTTCAGAGAAAGTAGTCACCTTCAGAGTCACATAAGAATGCAcacaggagagaaaccttacacctGCCATCTGTGTGTGAAGAGTTTCACACGTAAAGGAAGTCTTAATATGCACATTCGAATCCACAAAGGTGAGAGGCCTTTCacctgccatcagtgtgggaataCTTTCACACGTAAAGGGAGTCTTACtaagcacatgagaattcacactggtgaGAAGCCTTATACATGCCCACACTGTGGGAGGAGTTTCAGACAGGCTTGTAGTCTCAAAAACCATCTATCCTTGCACTCTGGAGAAAAATCATGTTGTGATCAGTGCAGCAAAACATTTTCTTCAGCATCAATCTTAAGAACCCACCTGAAAAGTCATGCAAACGAGAAGCCTTTCTTGTGTTCACTTTGTGGAAAGAGGTTTTCACAGCTGCATACTTTAAAAGAGCACCAGAACATACATACTGGTGTGAGAGGTCATGTGTGCTCTGAGTGTGGAAAGGCCTTTTACAGAGCTCACGACTTGGAACGTCACAAAAGAATCCATACTAAAGAAAAACCCTACAAGTGTTCAcgttgtggaaagagtttcagtcaGTCAGGAGCCCTGACAGTacatgagagagtgcatactggagagaagccataccactgcacttcatgtgggaagagtttcacccAAGCAAGTACTCTTCTgactcataataaaaaaaaacattgtccagAATTTTCACAGTGA